From the Yoonia rosea genome, the window CAACGTGCAGGGCGAGGCCGAACGGCTGGTCCTGAACGCAGTGGAGGGGGCGGGCTTTATCGGCATCGCCGTCGCACTGATGGGGCGCAGCCATCCTTTCGGGGTATTGCTGGCGGCCCTTCTTTTCGGCTTTCTATATCAAGGCGGCGCAGAACTCGCCCTATGGACGTCGATCCCCCGTGAGCTGATTATCGTAATACAGGCCTTGGTAATCCTCTTCACGGGTGCACTGGATAATATGGTGCGCATGCCGCTCGAGCGGCTATTCCTGGCAATGAGGAGAGCAAAAACATGACAGGACAATTCAAAGTCGGTGTCGATGATGACACCGGTGCAGACCTTGGCTTTGTGCTCAGTTGTTTGGCACTTGGCATGATTTCGATGGAAGAGCTCCACCAGTGGGTTCACCACGTGATTGATCAAACCCCTGCAGCAGACGTGCCACCGCATCTGGTGGCCCTGTTGTCGTTACAACGCCCGACCAGCGTGTTGATGCCTGCAGAAACCGTGATGCCCCGCGTCCCGCATGATCCGTTCATCACAGATGACAGGTTTGACGCGATGCTGGGCTTGCAGTTTTTTCTGCGCAAAGACAAAACACAGGCCGTCGATATCACCCAAGCCGAGGCCGAAGCCGCCCTGCGCCGCAATCCAGAGGTCGCAGACCGCTTCTTTGACCTCTTCCCCTTCCTGATGGAGAAAGCTGCCTAAATGGATTTTGCGACCCTTTTGCAAATGCTGGACGCCACGTTGCGTCTGGCAACCCCGCTTCTTCTGGCCTGTCTTGCGGGTCTGTTTTCCGAGCGGGCCGGTATTTTCGATATCGGGCTTGAGGGTAAAATGCTGGCAGCAGCTTTCCTATCGGCCGCCATCGCCGCTGTTACCGGCAATGTGTGGCTGGGGCTTTTGGCGGGCATCGGCGCGTCGATGATCCTGTCGGCAGTGCACGGTCTTGCCTCGATCACCTTTCGCGGGAACCAACTGATATCAGGTGTCGCGATCAACTTTCTGGCGGCGGGTCTCACTGTCGTCATTGCGCAAAGCTGGTTCGCCCAAGGCGGGCGGACCCCGCAACTGTCAGGCGATGCGCGGTTCAACCCGATTGAACTGCCCTTTGCGGAGGCACTTCAGAACGTGCCTGTGCTCGGGCCGATCTACTACGAATTGATTTCCGGACACACGATCCTTGTCTATGTCGCCCTGCTGATAGTGCCGCTGACATGGTGGATCCTGTTCCAGACCCGCTTTGGTCTGCGCCTGCGTGCCGTGGGCGAAAACCCGGCGGCGGTGGATACCGCAGGCGTGTCGGTGATCTGGCTGCGTTTCGCCGCTGTGGGTATCTGCGGCGTTCTCTGCGGCATCGCCGGGGCCTACCTTGCAACGGCCCTGCAAGCGGGCTTTGTCAAAGACATGAGCGCGGGGCGCGGCTATATCGCACTGGCCGCACTGATTTTTGCCAAATGGCGGCCGTGGTATGCGCTTTATGCCTGCCTGCTCTTTGGTTTCCTGCAGGCGATGTCCCTCCGCTCGGACGTCGTGGCGAATGTTGTCGGCTTCCAAGTGAACGGCCAGTTCCTTGACGTGCTGCCCTATATCCTGACGGTCGTCATTCTGGCCGGTTTTGTTGGCAAGGCGATCCCGCCACGCGCAGGGGGCGAACCATATGTCAAAGAACGCTAAGGACCTCGCGAGCCAGATCAAGAAGGCGGCAGGTGACACGCCCGTGCGTATTGGCCTGATCCTTGGTTCCGGGCTTGGACATATCGCGAACGAAGTGGACGGCACCGCAATCCCCTACACCGACTTGCCCGGCTTTCCGCATGCCGGCGTGTCAGGCCATAACCCCAACCTTGTGATCGGCACCCTTGAAGGGGTGCGCGTTGCCGTGTTCGGCGGGCGTGCGCATTATTACGAAAGCGGACGCGGCGACGCGATGCGCCTGCCTTTAGAGGTTCTGCGGGAACTGGGGGCCGATACGATGATCGCCACCAACGCGGCGGGGTCGATGCAGGTCGATATGCCCACAGGTTCGATCATGTGCCTGTCCGACCATATCAATTTCTCGGGCCTGAACCCGTTGATCGGCGAGCAGACCGACGCGCGCTTTGTGCCGATGAAAGACGCCTACGACCCTGAAATCCGCACAGCGTTGCACGCCGCCGCCAAAGCCGCCGACGTTGCAATGGCTGATGGTGTTTATGCCTGGTATTCAGGCCCCTCGTTCGAGACACCCGCCGAAATCCGCGCGATCAAGATGCTGGGGGCAGACGCCGTTGGCATGTCCACCGTCCCCGAAGTCATCCTTGCAAGGTTCCTTGGCCTGAAAGCCGCGGCAATCTCGACCATCACCAATATGGCCGCAGGGATGAGCGATGAGGCGATCAGCCACGAACACACCAAAGCCATGGCACCAATCGGCGCGGCCAAGTTGGAAAAGGTCCTGCGCGGCTACCTGCGGTCGCTGCCCTAAGTCCAAAACCGGCGCAATCATAAGTCCACGTGGCAGAATTGCTGCGTTTGCATATCAAAACCGCTGACATCGTTTGACATAAACGCCTGATAGGTTTTTGGTGCTGACAACGGCTCAAGCGTCCGGAACAGCTCATGCAAATTTACCTCCCCATCGCCGAGGTTTCGGTGAATATCTTCCTTTTATTGGGGCTAGGCGGAATCGTGGGCGTTTTGTCGGGTATGTTCGGTGTCGGTGGTGGCTTCCTGATGACGCCTCTGCTGTTCTTTATCGGCATTCCGCCGGCCGTTGCCGTCGCAACAGAAGCCAACCAGATCGTCGCCTCTTCTTTCTCAGGCGTCCTTGCGCACCTGAAGCGCAAGACGGTGGACCTCAGGATGGGCACGGTGTTGCTGATCGGCGGTCTGATCGGTTCGGGCCTTGGTATTACGCTTTTCAATTACCTGAAGGCGCTCGGTCAGGTCGAACTGCTGGTGCAGCTTTGCTACGTGGTCTTCCTTGGCATGATCGGCTCTATGATGTTTATCGAGAGCCTGAACGCGATCCGCAGATCATCCAAACCCGGTGGGAGTGTGCCGAAGCGGCGCAAGCACAACTGGGTTCACAACCTGCCCTTCAAAATGAAGTTCCGCGTATCGGGTCTTTATATCTCGGTCATTCCACCACTGATGGTCGGAGTGCTTGTCGGTGTTCTGGCCGCCATCATGGGTGTCGGCGGTGGCTTTATCATGGTGCCTGCCATGATCTATCTGCTGGGAATGCCCACCAAAGTCGTTGTGGGGACGTCCCTCTTCCAGATCATCTTTGTGACCGCTTTCACGACTATGTTGCATGCGACTACAAACTTCACGGTTGATGTGGTCCTTGCGGTACTTCTGCTCGTGGGTGGCGTGATCGGTGCGCAGATCGGCACCCGTATTGGCGTGAAAATGAAGGCCGAGCAACTGCGGATCTGGCTGGCCATCATGGTACTTGCCGTGTGCGGCAAACTGGCGTTCGATCTGCTTGTCATGCCAGCCGAGCTCTATTCTTTGGGCACGGGGGGGCACTCATGATCCGCCTTGTTGCACTTATGTTGCTTTTGTTGGCTGCCCCTGCAAAAGCCGAAGAAATCGTGCTGGGACTGAGCCAGGACGAAGTGGCCATTACAGCGACATTCGAAGGTTCGGACATCCTGATTTTTGGCGCCATCAAACGTGACGGCCCGGTCGAGGTTCCAGGCGATCTAGGCGTGATCGTCACAATTGCGGGCCCTGATGAACCTGTCACTGTGCGCAAGAAAGATCGCCGCTTTGGCATCTGGGTGAACACGGAGTCCGTAGATGTGGATGTCGCACCCACATTCTATGCTGTTGCAACAAACCGGCCCTTGGACGAAATCCTCTCACCCGCCGAAGACCTGAACACGCGGATCAGCATGCAACGCGCGATCCGCTCTATCGGGGCGACCGCTGATGAGGCGCAAAGCTTTACAGAGGCCCTGATCCGCATCCGTGGATCGAAGGGGCTGTACCAGACCATCCCCGAAGGCGTTTCCGTTGCAGAAGAAGCCCTGTTTCGCGTGCTGATCCCGCTCCCTGCAAACCTGACCGAAGGTGACTATGTCGCCGAGATTTACCTGACACGCGACAAGCAGATCATTGATCTCTATACCACAACCATTCCCGTCAAGAAGGTGGGGCTGGAACGCTGGCTCTATAACCTCGCGCATGAAAACCCGTTCCTTTACGGGTTGATGTCGCTGTCGATCGCTATCGCAGCGGGCTGGGGCGCATCCGCCGCATTCAGCGCGTTCCGCCGTTAACCACGCCCGATATGCGGCATCTTAGTCGCCATCACCATCATGGACTGCACATTCGCTTCGGGCGGCAATGTCGCCATGTGAAAGACTGAGCGCGCCACATCTTCGACGGCCATACTTGGCAGCGGGTCCAACCCTTGCGCGGCGCGCGTTTTTTCAAGGTTCAGCACCAGATCGGTGCGCGCATTGCCGATATCAATCTGCCCGCAGGCAATATCAAAGGGCCGCCCATCCAGCGACAGCGTCTTGGTCAGCCCGCTGACACC encodes:
- a CDS encoding ABC transporter permease, which translates into the protein MDFATLLQMLDATLRLATPLLLACLAGLFSERAGIFDIGLEGKMLAAAFLSAAIAAVTGNVWLGLLAGIGASMILSAVHGLASITFRGNQLISGVAINFLAAGLTVVIAQSWFAQGGRTPQLSGDARFNPIELPFAEALQNVPVLGPIYYELISGHTILVYVALLIVPLTWWILFQTRFGLRLRAVGENPAAVDTAGVSVIWLRFAAVGICGVLCGIAGAYLATALQAGFVKDMSAGRGYIALAALIFAKWRPWYALYACLLFGFLQAMSLRSDVVANVVGFQVNGQFLDVLPYILTVVILAGFVGKAIPPRAGGEPYVKER
- a CDS encoding TIGR02186 family protein — encoded protein: MIRLVALMLLLLAAPAKAEEIVLGLSQDEVAITATFEGSDILIFGAIKRDGPVEVPGDLGVIVTIAGPDEPVTVRKKDRRFGIWVNTESVDVDVAPTFYAVATNRPLDEILSPAEDLNTRISMQRAIRSIGATADEAQSFTEALIRIRGSKGLYQTIPEGVSVAEEALFRVLIPLPANLTEGDYVAEIYLTRDKQIIDLYTTTIPVKKVGLERWLYNLAHENPFLYGLMSLSIAIAAGWGASAAFSAFRR
- a CDS encoding purine-nucleoside phosphorylase, which gives rise to MSKNAKDLASQIKKAAGDTPVRIGLILGSGLGHIANEVDGTAIPYTDLPGFPHAGVSGHNPNLVIGTLEGVRVAVFGGRAHYYESGRGDAMRLPLEVLRELGADTMIATNAAGSMQVDMPTGSIMCLSDHINFSGLNPLIGEQTDARFVPMKDAYDPEIRTALHAAAKAADVAMADGVYAWYSGPSFETPAEIRAIKMLGADAVGMSTVPEVILARFLGLKAAAISTITNMAAGMSDEAISHEHTKAMAPIGAAKLEKVLRGYLRSLP
- a CDS encoding sulfite exporter TauE/SafE family protein, with the protein product MQIYLPIAEVSVNIFLLLGLGGIVGVLSGMFGVGGGFLMTPLLFFIGIPPAVAVATEANQIVASSFSGVLAHLKRKTVDLRMGTVLLIGGLIGSGLGITLFNYLKALGQVELLVQLCYVVFLGMIGSMMFIESLNAIRRSSKPGGSVPKRRKHNWVHNLPFKMKFRVSGLYISVIPPLMVGVLVGVLAAIMGVGGGFIMVPAMIYLLGMPTKVVVGTSLFQIIFVTAFTTMLHATTNFTVDVVLAVLLLVGGVIGAQIGTRIGVKMKAEQLRIWLAIMVLAVCGKLAFDLLVMPAELYSLGTGGHS